A stretch of DNA from Myxocyprinus asiaticus isolate MX2 ecotype Aquarium Trade chromosome 32, UBuf_Myxa_2, whole genome shotgun sequence:
acattgtttaattgcacctatgggttgtcagtttgtcttcaatttgacactaagcttaattttttattttttatttctatctatcttaatatagagaatattttgttagcctgtacttttaaataaattttttttttttaaacctttttttaataagccttttaaaaatgttaaactgcTTTTTGATaatactgggaagaggaaaattcaattaaaagtgaTAGTGTGCAGAAAGCTTGCATGTAGCCAGTTCAGAGATTCTGAAAAAAAGGCGAAATGATCGGTATTGTGATCAGTGTCGACCGTTCAGATAACAAGAAGATCGGTGATCAGTAtcagctgtaaaaatcctgatcggagaTCCCTAATAATATTATATCAAAGTaataatataatagtaaaatatctcTATCCAaaattattcactttcacacattacttTAAGGCTCTCTGTTTAAATCCACAAGCCATTATTTCACATTAAGAAAATCTTTGAGATTCTGTGTTTGTCTCCTTAGAAATAGAGTAATCGGGCATGGCACAGGGCtcttctgtgtcactgcatgtatgATGCCACAACGACAAATAATGTTTGCTGTTACATgatcgttaaattaaagtgaagtCGGAAGTGAAAGAAATGCTTTAAACAGAATTTTACTCCTGAATATGAATTGAAACCTTTCTTTCTTGCCTGGCAGTATTTCTCACGGACAGATCGATTACTGAAGCACAAGAGAACCTGTGGAGAAGCCATGAAGAAAGGTCTGGACCCAGGAATGCTGGACCTCGGTGACAAGGAAGTGGGACAAGGTAGCTACCTACTGACTCAGGGAAACACCAGCGCCCCACCACGCAAGAAGGGCAAGTCCAAATGTGGCAACGAGGGAGGAGAGCAACGGAGGAAGAAAGGAGCAGCTGTGGGAGGAGGACTCCGCCCACAGGACTATACCATGAACATCCCCAGTGGATCAGGGGCGTCTTCCTCAGGGGGTCTTGCTGAGACAAGCATGGACAACCAGCATGGACACACACCCAAGCTTGTCTTTAAGAAAGGTGGTCGCAAGGGAATGGATAAGGGTCCAGTTTCTATGGAGGAGGCCAACCAGTGTCTTCATGAACAGAAGCTGCTGATGCAGAAGCAAGGCACTCTGGACATGTCTGGAGCCACAAGTATGGACAGTCTTGGCCTCCTCCAAACCTCCAGTGGCCCCAAACAGGGAGGTACCAGCAGCAACTACGACGATGCAATGCAATTTTTGAAAAAGAGACGATACCTGCATGCTGCTAACAGCAATGACTTCAGCTCAGTCCACCTTCCTCAGCCAACGGTCATCCAGGGTGGCATAGGAGAACCCACACTGGCCTTGCTCGACACCTCACCTCTGGTTAGTGTTGACAAGCATGACAAGTCAGGGATCCCAGATGAGGTGCTACAGAGCCTGCTGGATCACTACAGCCACAAATCTGATGGCTCTCATCATGATGTGACATTTGATCTGTACCATGTGGAATTGCAGCAGGCCTCAGCCACCTCTGATCTTGGCCAGGATGAGGGATCCCCTAGTGGCTCTGGAGACAAGAGTGGGGTGATGAATGAGTACTCCAAGTTCTTGCTCCAGACCCTGGAGAGAACCAGCCACAGCAGCAGCTTTGCTTTGGGCCCATGTGGTCCTTTCGCAGGCCTCCTGTCATCTGGTAGCAGCCCTGCTAGCACACTCTTCTCAGACAAGAGCATCTACACCACCTCCCCAATGGAGTGTGGATTCGGACAGTCCGTTTCCTCCCCTCTTGCTCCTTCCACCTCATCTTCCCTAACCAAGTCTCATTTTGGAATGCTGGTTGGGTCTCCATCACCCTCCCATGCCTCACCATCCTCCCAACAGGGCTTTCATCTTGGCGGCCTGGAGCCAGCCACACACCAGCAGCTTACCCCATCGCAAGAGCTCACTGATCAGCTGGACAAGCAGCACTCCCCGTCGTACCCTCTTACAACTCAGGAGCTGACCAACAGCAGCAGCCAGAAAGACCAGCAGACCAAGAATGGCAGCTCTTCGGCCAATAGCAACAACAGTGGCACTAATGGCAGCTCGTCTAATGGCTCCGTCTACCCTTTGGCCCCACCTCCTGACCTTGCTACACTGGAATCCTCCAAGGAAGGGGTGGACATGCGTTCCACCTACCAGATAGAGAACTTCGCCCAAGCCTTTGGATCTCAGTTCAAGTCTGGTTGCCGGACCCCGCTAGGTTATGGCGGTGACCCACGGGTAGGCGAAGTCGACCACAGAATACAGCGGACTCCCGTGTCAGAATTCTCAGGGTTTACTAGTCTGTTAGCAGATGTCAATGAGCCAGCTAGCTCAGGATCCAAAACCTCCACAAGCCAAAGCTACAGGTAAGGGTTGAGGTTGCTCACCTAACCCTGTTGTGTGAGATGAGGACTTTCTCCAATGCTTCCCACTTCTCACCGAGTAAAACTTTAATTATTACACTGCCATTAAATGTCAACTGAAGACTTTACCAGGGAAGGTCTACAAGACCTCAGATGCAATTTTTCATGTTCttctttttaatgtgttttagtcATTTGTTTTATTAGTGTAGTGCAGTGTTTCCCATTCCTGGCCTggagtacccccaacactgcacatttagaTTGTCTCCGTTATTTAACACacttgattcaactcattagcaaGTTAGTAGAGGCACCATGAGCAGAATTAGGTATCAAATAAGTGTGAgatctaaaatgtgcagtgttgggggtactccaggaccaggattgggaaacactggtgtAGTGGATGTAAGAATAGATTTAAATgaattttcagcaaaattataGTGTAGACTTGTTTGATTTTTCAAAAACCGTGGATGTCTTAGCAATCATAGTCCAATTGTAAGATTAAGTTAATAAAGATGATTTACAATAATAACAGATATCAGGGAGTGGCCCAGTATTCAACGGCAAAAATGTATTGTCTGTTACAATAATCTAAAGTATTACTCAGGAAATTGcatgaacttttttttaatgaggtgCACTGGCACCCCttttttacaggtgtactttgaAATGACAGtgaatcttttattttgaaattccttGAGGAGAAAGACAAGCTAATTTGGAATCTGCTTGTTCGGCTTATGACACTGGTGACTCTTCACTACTTCATGGTACTTCTAATCTCAATGTGAAAACACTTGCATACTTTCATCACTAAGGGCCAtgttaaacacatacacacaaaacatacagttaTTTAagtagacagatagaaagattcAAGCGTATGTAGATATTTATTTGTAGCTACATGGAACTTCAGTACTATTGTCTCAGGGTGAGCAGTAATTCTTATCCCTTCTTTAAACGTTACTTTTTGTCAGCTGACAACCCTTTTATCTCTCAAGGAATCAAATAAGCACTTTTATAAACCATTGAAAGCAAGAATTCAGATTCAGGActcataaaacaattattttttgatgaagaaagctgtgattttaaaagtgggggAGGGAACGGCAGCTTTGCCATAACAAAGGGCATTTAAATTTTTGTAGAGTAATTTCCTGTATGGGTGATATTATTTTGTTCCTCTAATTGAAAATGCTGTTACTGAACATGAATGCCACTTTTTATTGTTGTGAGTCCTTAGGCTAAAAACAGGTTTTGCAAGTGTTCAGCTATCACAACTATTTGACTTTGGGTGAGTAGCAACAATTGGAGTTCTACCTCTTAACGTGTAATAAATTGATTGCCTGACAAAATTGCAAGCGTCCCTTTTAATTGTTGCAGGGAGAAGAACTATATTTGGTTTTGattgagcattacattaggaaTGAAGCTGATTactaggagaaaaaaaaaacttttgagacTAGGTATT
This window harbors:
- the LOC127423280 gene encoding zinc finger protein 281-like isoform X3, whose product is MSIIQDKLGNEFLRNGGTDPNFSPSMIMFSHLPPVTSFTRLTSQTSMADMPQEMILKKERDSPDHGGCFLHSMGIKQEKLNELDYRLPMYATGSGTTGGKSTDMLDMSLSNHQNMLLHDLSLSNQFSDRLGKDPKESGPRRGRRANGEGPEGKARRKQGDSAKSLMLDGDAGPLSPNSKPHICEHCNAAFRSSYHLRRHVLIHTGERPFRCSQCNMSFIQKYLLQRHEKIHSGEKPFSCDQCNMRFIQKYHMERHKRTHSGEKPYKCDTCLQYFSRTDRLLKHKRTCGEAMKKGLDPGMLDLGDKEVGQGSYLLTQGNTSAPPRKKGKSKCGNEGGEQRRKKGAAVGGGLRPQDYTMNIPSGSGASSSGGLAETSMDNQHGHTPKLVFKKGGRKGMDKGPVSMEEANQCLHEQKLLMQKQGTLDMSGATSMDSLGLLQTSSGPKQGGTSSNYDDAMQFLKKRRYLHAANSNDFSSVHLPQPTVIQGGIGEPTLALLDTSPLVSVDKHDKSGIPDEVLQSLLDHYSHKSDGSHHDVTFDLYHVELQQASATSDLGQDEGSPSGSGDKSGVMNEYSKFLLQTLERTSHSSSFALGPCGPFAGLLSSGSSPASTLFSDKSIYTTSPMECGFGQSVSSPLAPSTSSSLTKSHFGMLVGSPSPSHASPSSQQGFHLGGLEPATHQQLTPSQELTDQLDKQHSPSYPLTTQELTNSSSQKDQQTKNGSSSANSNNSGTNGSSSNGSVYPLAPPPDLATLESSKEGVDMRSTYQIENFAQAFGSQFKSGCRTPLGYGGDPRVGEVDHRIQRTPVSEFSGFTSLLADVNEPASSGSKTSTSQSYR
- the LOC127423280 gene encoding zinc finger protein 281-like isoform X2 — protein: MVNTGKQVFPGSEKKKVIHIWDVMRHISSSELNELWPVEDPNMSIIQDKLGNEFLRNGGTDPNFSPSMIMFSHLPPVTSFTRLTSQTSMADMPQEMILKKERDSPDHGGCFLHSMGIKQEKLNELDYRLPMYATGSGTTGGKSTDMLDMSLSNHQNMLLHDLSLSNFSDRLGKDPKESGPRRGRRANGEGPEGKARRKQGDSAKSLMLDGDAGPLSPNSKPHICEHCNAAFRSSYHLRRHVLIHTGERPFRCSQCNMSFIQKYLLQRHEKIHSGEKPFSCDQCNMRFIQKYHMERHKRTHSGEKPYKCDTCLQYFSRTDRLLKHKRTCGEAMKKGLDPGMLDLGDKEVGQGSYLLTQGNTSAPPRKKGKSKCGNEGGEQRRKKGAAVGGGLRPQDYTMNIPSGSGASSSGGLAETSMDNQHGHTPKLVFKKGGRKGMDKGPVSMEEANQCLHEQKLLMQKQGTLDMSGATSMDSLGLLQTSSGPKQGGTSSNYDDAMQFLKKRRYLHAANSNDFSSVHLPQPTVIQGGIGEPTLALLDTSPLVSVDKHDKSGIPDEVLQSLLDHYSHKSDGSHHDVTFDLYHVELQQASATSDLGQDEGSPSGSGDKSGVMNEYSKFLLQTLERTSHSSSFALGPCGPFAGLLSSGSSPASTLFSDKSIYTTSPMECGFGQSVSSPLAPSTSSSLTKSHFGMLVGSPSPSHASPSSQQGFHLGGLEPATHQQLTPSQELTDQLDKQHSPSYPLTTQELTNSSSQKDQQTKNGSSSANSNNSGTNGSSSNGSVYPLAPPPDLATLESSKEGVDMRSTYQIENFAQAFGSQFKSGCRTPLGYGGDPRVGEVDHRIQRTPVSEFSGFTSLLADVNEPASSGSKTSTSQSYR
- the LOC127423280 gene encoding zinc finger protein 281-like isoform X1, yielding MVNTGKQVFPGSEKKKVIHIWDVMRHISSSELNELWPVEDPNMSIIQDKLGNEFLRNGGTDPNFSPSMIMFSHLPPVTSFTRLTSQTSMADMPQEMILKKERDSPDHGGCFLHSMGIKQEKLNELDYRLPMYATGSGTTGGKSTDMLDMSLSNHQNMLLHDLSLSNQFSDRLGKDPKESGPRRGRRANGEGPEGKARRKQGDSAKSLMLDGDAGPLSPNSKPHICEHCNAAFRSSYHLRRHVLIHTGERPFRCSQCNMSFIQKYLLQRHEKIHSGEKPFSCDQCNMRFIQKYHMERHKRTHSGEKPYKCDTCLQYFSRTDRLLKHKRTCGEAMKKGLDPGMLDLGDKEVGQGSYLLTQGNTSAPPRKKGKSKCGNEGGEQRRKKGAAVGGGLRPQDYTMNIPSGSGASSSGGLAETSMDNQHGHTPKLVFKKGGRKGMDKGPVSMEEANQCLHEQKLLMQKQGTLDMSGATSMDSLGLLQTSSGPKQGGTSSNYDDAMQFLKKRRYLHAANSNDFSSVHLPQPTVIQGGIGEPTLALLDTSPLVSVDKHDKSGIPDEVLQSLLDHYSHKSDGSHHDVTFDLYHVELQQASATSDLGQDEGSPSGSGDKSGVMNEYSKFLLQTLERTSHSSSFALGPCGPFAGLLSSGSSPASTLFSDKSIYTTSPMECGFGQSVSSPLAPSTSSSLTKSHFGMLVGSPSPSHASPSSQQGFHLGGLEPATHQQLTPSQELTDQLDKQHSPSYPLTTQELTNSSSQKDQQTKNGSSSANSNNSGTNGSSSNGSVYPLAPPPDLATLESSKEGVDMRSTYQIENFAQAFGSQFKSGCRTPLGYGGDPRVGEVDHRIQRTPVSEFSGFTSLLADVNEPASSGSKTSTSQSYR